A window of the Zeugodacus cucurbitae isolate PBARC_wt_2022May chromosome 4, idZeuCucr1.2, whole genome shotgun sequence genome harbors these coding sequences:
- the LOC105212943 gene encoding enolase-phosphatase E1: MSLKLYVFATLSILLYTSAPIQAGVLRADKPSEAPVTEVPANVSEQPESTTIQIIVGDEVALSRDEDATVKIAVASLDPAPGTVEGIEITLETVGDKAEEPKPTDAGDKQTDEKVPEKKDEPALSRDEAATIKVKAHETDDLAQSAPASSAETIGSPQKSSKLLLLSTPRLAREQEENIAEPEDVDINTAVSTDDTTELSVEIELDTDKSSEESAEDKKTTTTEEPSFLTRVRDAIFGKKTEEETTKATLDKKEEAPKPSDEVLKADKEEIKKDDEVSIPAAAEQTPEPHNDNAATAVLIETEADYVLVDSDVEHLEHLGSFTHAESEEYLQPIVHSVEVVPSHFEEPLLFSSSYVHAW; the protein is encoded by the coding sequence atgtcGCTCAAACTGTACGTTTTCGCAACGTTAAGTATCCTTTTGTACACCTCGGCACCCATACAGGCGGGTGTGTTACGCGCTGACAAGCCGTCGGAGGCACCAGTGACAGAGGTGCCAGCCAACGTAAGCGAGCAACCGGAGAGCACAACCATCCAAATTATTGTCGGAGATGAAGTGGCGCTAAGCAGAGATGAAGACGCGACTGTGAAGATTGCTGTGGCGTCCTTGGATCCTGCACCAGGCACAGTTGAAGGCATTGAAATCACACTAGAGACAGTTGGCGATAAAGCTGAGGAGCCGAAGCCAACCGACGCGGGTGACAAACAAACAGATGAGAAAGTGCCAGAAAAGAAGGACGAACCCGCACTTAGTCGAGATGAAGCAGCTACAATTAAGGTCAAAGCGCACGAAACTGATGATCTTGCACAGAGTGCACCAGCCAGCAGCGCAGAAACTATAGGCTCACCACAAAAGTCCTCCAAGTTGCTGTTATTGAGCACACCAAGGCTAGCACGCGAACAGGAGGAAAATATTGCCGAACCCGAAGACGTTGACATTAACACCGCAGTGTCCACAGACGACACCACCGAGTTGAGCGTTGAGATAGAGCTTGACACCGACAAGTCCAGCGAAGAAAGTGCAGAAGACAAAAAGACAACCACCACAGAAGAACCCAGCTTCCTGACACGTGTACGCGATGCAATTTTCGGCAAGAAAACGGAGGAGGAAACAACGAAAGCGACTCTGGATAAGAAGGAAGAAGCGCCAAAACCGAGCGATGAGGTGTTGAAGGCGGATAAAGAGGAGATTAAGAAGGACGATGAAGTCAGCATACCAGCCGCTGCCGAACAGACGCCAGAGCCACATAATGATAATGCCGCGACCGCCGTGCTCATCGAAACCGAGGCTGACTATGTGCTCGTCGACTCGGATGTCGAACACTTGGAACATCTCGGCAGCTTCACACACGCCGAGAGCGAGGAATACTTGCAGCCCATTGTACATTCGGTGGAGGTAGTGCCGTCGCATTTTGAGGAACCGCTGCTCTTCAGCAGTAGCTACGTGCACGCCTGGTAA
- the LOC105213120 gene encoding uncharacterized protein LOC105213120, whose product MSRFFQVLLVACLAFALCAAEAPRYRGRNGRLQLSGHRSRFLARQEAAEEAGVTPYPSKNELVPEIPFDEAAAAEAPEVPVEPEDPAAPEGDINVSVNVDLPAEQEPVEEEVDEAAVAVDAEGEHEPDLIYGPPEAEDVPAVNEITPEEEIEATIAEEEEEQAAAEEAIQSERLTFGRRINARKSARPAKLRAPARARATSAKSARIVKAKVTTKARSARLQQLPQQQQYFVPQQFAAQQQQQPIFYYTAGQLQQW is encoded by the coding sequence ATGTCTCGCTTCTTCCAAGTCCTGCTTGTGGCCTGTTTGGCTTTCGCACTTTGCGCCGCTGAAGCTCCACGTTATCGTGGTCGCAATGGACGTCTCCAACTCTCCGGACATCGTAGCCGTTTCTTGGCACGTCAAGAAGCTGCTGAAGAAGCTGGTGTGACTCCATATCCCTCCAAAAATGAACTGGTTCCAGAGATTCCATTCGATGAAGCCGCCGCCGCCGAAGCACCTGAAGTTCCAGTCGAACCTGAGGATCCAGCTGCACCAGAAGGTGACATAAACGTCTCTGTTAATGTTGACCTCCCAGCCGAACAGGAACCAGTCGAAGAAGAAGTTGATGAAgccgctgttgctgttgatgctgaGGGTGAACACGAACCAGACCTCATTTATGGCCCACCAGAAGCGGAGGATGTACCTGCAGTGAATGAAATTACCCCCGAGGAAGAAATCGAAGCTACCATAGCTGAGGAAGAGGAAGAACAAGCAGCTGCTGAGGAAGCTATCCAATCTGAACGTTTGACTTTCGGTCGTCGCATCAACGCACGCAAATCTGCTCGTCCAGCTAAGTTGCGCGCCCCAGCTCGTGCTCGTGCCACCTCCGCTAAATCGGCCAGAATTGTTAAAGCCAAGGTTACTACCAAGGCACGCTCAGCTCGTCTTCAAcaattgccacaacaacaacagtacttTGTTCCTCAGCAGTTTGCcgctcaacaacagcaacaacctaTCTTCTACTACACCGCCGGTCAATTGCAACAGTGGTAA